AGATCCATGTATTTCTGTTCATCGTCTATGAATACTTCATCCGGCATCCACAAGCGGGTTCTGTTGCCTTTTCGATCTGTAAACGTCATGGCATCCGTAAAAACATAATCGAACAGGTCACGCACTTCTTTAGAAAAAGTGGCCGGCCATTCACGCCCTTCTCCCTGCATGGCCTGAACAAACGGCTGGCCTTTCATTCCATTGAAATACTCCAGTACCTGCGCATCATTTTGAATGGGAAATCCTATACCGCAGTTGGGTGCCAATGCATAATTGATGCCATACTTGCGTGATTGGGACCTAGCCAGCTCCAACGTCAGGTCTTCTTTCAGGTGCACGTGATAATCGAGTACCGGGAAATTCGCCTGATGCAGTTTTATGATCTCGTCCGATGATTCGTCGATAGCTTGGACAAGCTGGCTGTCAATCACCGTTTTTTCGATTTTCAACGGTGTAACTTCAATGAATTTCACTTCAACGATACCTTCAGTACTTTGTAGACAAAAAGTTCCTCCTGAAAGGATTTGCGACCTGTTTTCCGGTGTACGGTACGGTTGTGAAGGTTCAATATACTCTACTAGTAATTCATCGTTAACAGCCACCTCTATCTTTTTACCTTCTACCCGGATACGAAGGTTAAACCATTCGTTGTTTTTCACAATAGATTTTGTCAGGTTCCTGACTGACAATAAACTTCCCGTTTTTGTCCACCATTGTTGATGATCCAGATCGTTATTGAGCGCAACAGCGTAACCGCCGTTACCGTTTTCATCGGTATGAAAACGGACCTCTCCCTTCCCGTTATCCATCGTTTTTGCCGTAAGAAGCAGTTCAAAATCGGTGAACATTCCGTTTTTCAAGGTCATTTTACCGACACCATCCATTCGGACTACGGAATCCGAAACCGTCACCGGCCCTTCAGTCAGCCAGTTCGTCACATCTTTTCCGTCAAAAAGGATTTTTTTCTTGTTCTGCTCGGTACAGCCCGGCAATATGAGAGAAACAACACACAAGAACGATAGAATTTTTTTTGCCATAGTTTTAAATTTTTCAGAAGGTCAATAATAATTCAACTGTAAACTTGTCCGAATCCATTTCTTCGTAGAGATTCAAAATATCAAGCTCTTGATTTATAAAATACCATTCGTAATCGAACCGCAATATCGATGAAAAATATTTTTTAGTAAGCCCAAAACCAAGCCCGACTGTCAACCTATCCACATCAAAACCCTTTTCGTTCATATGCTTGTCAATGGCATCCCATCGAACGGCAGGCACAATATTCTTGAAAAAATAGGTCTCCTTAAGGGGAACCGCATAAGCGCCCTGCAGGTAGTAAGAAAACATCTGATCTTCGTCAACCTCTTTGTTATCACGTTTCATAAATTCCGTTTCTACTTTCCAGTTCGCGCCCTCATAACGCAGATCTGCTCCGTAAAAAAAGTAATGGACTGTAGGTGTATTCAAGTAATCGTAAAACTTGAACGTCGACCGAAGCCCTTTCATACTACCGAGTTCGAGACGCCCGCCGTACGACAATTTTTCACGCCAGACCGGATCGTTGATCGTGTTCCCATTATATGCACCAAACTCAATGGAAGCCGGAACCGCATCAATCTTAAAATTATAATCGGCCAGAAAACCGATATCGCGTGTGCTTATAAAATATTTTCCTATAAAAGCACGGTTGGCAAACATCAGGTTGGCTGGCGAAACAACGTAAGAATTAAAAATTGGAATACTAGTCTGCCCCAGAGAAAGAGACAGTCCCCTGACGGGTTCAAAAGAACCGTACAAATCCAGCACCTTAAAGTTACCGTTATCGCTGAGCTCTATCTGTCCACGGTAGGAAAAGAAAGGGGTCAGGTAACCGCGTACGCCCATCCTGGAATTTCTGACGGAGAACCTGGAACTTCCGGTTTCTGAGGCATACTCAAATTTATTTTTCATCGTTCCATCAACCTTAAAAGTAGGATAACGAACGGAATCTGTTTCCTGTGCCGGTGTCAGCAGGGAAAACATCATAAAAATAGCAACGAATAGTTTTTTCAACGACATGGATTGTTTGACGTTTAACATTTACTTAATTTTCGATCTCCGCTGTTTGTGCTTCCCTTTCAATCATTTTCTTTTTGATCTCCAGTCCCCAGAAGTAGCCACCCAATCCGCCGTCGGAGCGGATAACACGGTGACAGGGAATAATGTAGGAAACGGGATTATCCCCGATAGCGGATCCGACTGCGCGTACCGCTTTCGGATTGTTTACAGCCTTTGCGATGGCTTTATAGGAAGATAATTTTCCAACGGGGATTTGCAGCAACGCTTTCCAGACACTTAACTGAAAAGCGGTTCCAGCAATATGTAA
This portion of the Petrimonas sulfuriphila genome encodes:
- a CDS encoding methylated-DNA--[protein]-cysteine S-methyltransferase; protein product: MNKIVSIVPLNKKEVKDTVISYFFYETGYGLAVIASTSKGICYVGFGEKEPMLNDLKKRYSGTALQKQKAALHKLALSFIKNERVSELPLHIAGTAFQLSVWKALLQIPVGKLSSYKAIAKAVNNPKAVRAVGSAIGDNPVSYIIPCHRVIRSDGGLGGYFWGLEIKKKMIEREAQTAEIEN
- a CDS encoding DUF1080 domain-containing protein, yielding MAKKILSFLCVVSLILPGCTEQNKKKILFDGKDVTNWLTEGPVTVSDSVVRMDGVGKMTLKNGMFTDFELLLTAKTMDNGKGEVRFHTDENGNGGYAVALNNDLDHQQWWTKTGSLLSVRNLTKSIVKNNEWFNLRIRVEGKKIEVAVNDELLVEYIEPSQPYRTPENRSQILSGGTFCLQSTEGIVEVKFIEVTPLKIEKTVIDSQLVQAIDESSDEIIKLHQANFPVLDYHVHLKEDLTLELARSQSRKYGINYALAPNCGIGFPIQNDAQVLEYFNGMKGQPFVQAMQGEGREWPATFSKEVRDLFDYVFTDAMTFTDRKGNRTRLWMPDEVFIDDEQKYMDLIVENIVKVMDEPMDVYVNPNFLPDAMNDRYDLFWTDERQNKVIEAMVRTHKVLEINHRYKIPNKSFIQKAKAAGLKFTFGTNNSNSDFGKMEYCIQMMKECGITAQDMYKPVMTE